A single genomic interval of Macadamia integrifolia cultivar HAES 741 chromosome 6, SCU_Mint_v3, whole genome shotgun sequence harbors:
- the LOC122082151 gene encoding disease resistance protein RPV1-like: MSSLKELTLIWCNSLKKLPESIGELKSLVKLDLGETQIEELPYNISCMSCLKELILTSCRLLKKLSESIGDLKSLVKLDLRKTQMEELPDNISKMGSLKELILTLCNSLKKLPESIGDLRSLVKLELSETQIEELPDSISRMSFLKELTLKSCNSLKKLPESIGDLKSLVKLDLTETKVEEIPDSISKMNSLKELILIFCDSFKKLPESIGDLKSLVKLDLTKTQIEELPDNISRMSSLEVLILKRCISLKKLPIGVGLLEKLEVLDAEDCTKLVKLPRSMGRMRRLHSINLTWTNISKFPDDFLTLSNLVNLEINHLRSLQSLPIDMSPVKTLKKLMICQCKKLKYILMLPSSLVELCCEKCVSLVRLPDLSKLKNLTTLNLRYCKKLEEIPGLEGTESLKELSAQGCYNLTRTPRKIQGTLLPNNRELSYSYSLTANDGIYNNGFILCLVLEFFFTIDYNLKVKEGHILRTNIEICACIHQKDKKMKCFHTLRIKDLEYTTDRDVIYIHHFKGFDWFGIPLQEKDVIEILYIRTYRFKLKFWEILFKNREPDQQKPNSSSVADFFNWSYVGDDGGAVTLNYWPNQQGRRRSTISHFFSRVGFDPVSEGLYY, translated from the exons ATGAGTTCTCTCAAAGAGCTTACTCTTATATGGTGTAATTCACTCAAGAAGTTGCCTGAGTCCATTGGTGAACTAAAATCTCTAGTGAAGCTCGACTTGGGGGAAACACAAATAGAAGAACTCCCATACAACATTTCCTGTATGAGTTGTCTTAAAGAGCTTATTCTTACATCATGTAGGTTACTCAAAAAGTTGTCTGAGTCCATTGGTGATCTAAAATCTCTAGTCAAGCTTGACTTGAGGAAGACACAAATGGAAGAACTCCCAGACAACATTTCCAAGATGGGATCTCTCAAAGAACTTATCCTCACATTGTGTAATTCACTCAAGAAGTTGCCTGAGTCTATTGGTGATCTAAGATCTCTAGTCAAGCTTGAGTTGTCAGAGACACAAATTGAAGAACTCCCAGACAGCATTTCTAGGATGAGTTTTCTCAAAGAGCTTACACTTAAATCATGCAACTCACTCAAAAAGTTGCCTGAGTCTATTGGTGATCTAAAATCTCTAGTCAAGCTTGACTTGACGGAGACAAAAGTGGAAGAAATCCCAGACAGCATTTCCAAGATGAATTCTCTAAAAGAGCTTATTCTCATATTTTGTGATTCATTCAAAAAATTGCCTGAGTCCATTGGTGATCTAAAATCTCTAGTAAAGCTTGACTTGACGAAGACACAAATAGAAGAACTCCCAGACAACATTTCCAGGATGAGTTCTCTCGAAGTGCTTATTCTCAAAAGGTGCATTTCACTCAAGAAATTGCCCATTGGTGTTGGACTATTAGAGAAGCTTGAGGTATTAGATGCTGAAGATTGCACTAAACTAGTGAAGCTACCAAGATCAATGGGAAGAATGAGACGGCTGCACAGCATTAACCTGACTTGGACCAATATTTCTAAATTCCCTGATGATTTTTTAACGCTCTCAAATTTAGTGAATTTGGAAATCAATCATTTGAGGTCGCTTCAGTCTCTCCCAATAGATATGTCACCTGTGAAAACCTTGAAGAAATTAATGATTTGTCAATGCAAGAAGTTGAAATACATCTTGATGCTTCCCTCAAGTTTAGTTGAACTTTGTTGTGAAAAATGTGTTTCATTGGTACGACTACCAGATTTGTCAAAGCTGAAAAATTTGACAACATTGAATCTCAGGTATTGCAAAAAGCTAGAGGAGATTCCAGGCCTTGAGGGAACAGAATCGTTGAAAGAATTGAGTGCACAAGGATGCTATAACTTGACACGTACTCCAAGGAAGATACAG ggaacacttttaccaaacaaCAGGGAACTTAGTTATAGTTATTCCTTGACTGCAAATGATGGGATCTATAATAATGGATTTATTCTTTGCCTTGTTCTGGAATTCTTCTTCACCATTGACTACAATCTGAAAGTGAAAGAGGGTCACATATTAAGGACCAATATAGAAATTTGTGCTTGTATccaccaaaaagataaaaaaatgaagtgctTTCATACGCTGAGAATTAAGGATCTTGAGTATACTACTGATCGAGATGTAATCTACATTCACCATTTCAAAGGCTTTGACTGGTTTGGGATTCCATTGCAAGAAAAAGATGTTATTGAGATTTTATATATCCGTACATACcgtttcaaattaaaattctgGGAGATCTTGTTCAAGAACAGAGAACCTGACCAGCAAAAGCCTAATTCGAGTTCAGTAGCAGATTTCTTCAATTGGTCATATGTTGGTGATGATGGTGGAGCAGTGACATTAAATTATTGGCCCAACCAgcaagggaggaggaggagtacCATATCCCATTTCTTTAGTCGTGTAGGATTCGACCCTGTTTCTGAGGGTCTCTACTATTGA
- the LOC122082152 gene encoding TMV resistance protein N-like, whose product MVLPIFFYVEPSHVRNQTGSFEEAFREYEKILEPHIVESWREALRVVGNLKGEVLDETKDQAELVELVVKRALSELVSSTQLAGCKYRVGMDSCVNDLLSLLDIGSKDAHFVGICGSGGIGKTTIAKAVYNHIFSSFKRHSFLSDVREQAMQYMGLVSLQKRLFKDIFKADFDIGDFHTGKKLIEERVCKEKVLLVLDDVDGNEQIDALAGGLNWFGHGSRVIITTRDEHILNVAKLNRDKIYRPQLLDQEHSLQLFSWHAFQNNQPPEDYMQLSRIVAVHSGGLPLALEVFGSYLSDLSNKEEWESTIQILKEIPPEEVQRRLKISYDNLENDYQKAIFLDVACFFIGWKKEIVISIWEACGYHPKSSICRLIKRSLLKFEDSWDGECLMMHDHIRDMGREVVLEEGRMELGKRSRLWSYGELLEVLEGNKGTDMIKGMSIPYASKLPINFTSEPFEMMPNLRFLNISSSNFVGDLSHFPSSLRCFEWKNIPLDTLPTNFYHKRLVYLNISESNVKQVWKIRPQDENQRFQKLKVLDLSTCVYLSTSPDFSWFPYLEQLYLGGCYLLDELDESVGQLCQLKSYSHIM is encoded by the exons ATGGTCCTGCCTATATTCTTCTACGTTGAGCCATCACATGTTCGGAACCAAACTGGAAGTTTTGAAGAAGCATTTCGGGAATACGAAAAGATTTTGGAGCCCCACATAGTGGAGAGTTGGAGGGAAGCTTTGCGAGTGGTAGGGAATTTGAAAGGAGAAGTTCTTGACGAAACTAA GGATCAAGCAGAGTTGGTTGAATTAGTTGTCAAAAGGGCTCTAAGTGAATTGGTCAGTAGCACACAGTTGGCTGGGTGTAAGTACCGTGTTGGAATGGATTCCTGTGTGAATGATCTATTATCATTATTAGATATTGGCTCAAAGGATGCTCATTTCGTGGGAATCTGTGGTTCTGGAGGCATCGGGAAGACAACTATTGCCAAGGCTGTATATAATCACATCTTTTCATCCTTCAAGAGGCATAGTTTTCTTTCAGATGTTAGAGAACAAGCAATGCAATACATGGGTCTAGTGTCTTTGCAAAAACGACTATTTAAAGATATCTTCAAAGCAGACTTTGATATAGGCGATTTTCATACtggaaaaaaattgatagaaGAAAGAGTCTGTAAAGAAAaggttcttcttgttcttgatgaCGTGGATGGTAATGAACAAATAGATGCTTTGGCTGGTGGACTCAATTGGTTTGGTCATGGAAGTAGGGTTATAATTACAACCAGAGATGAACATATTTTGAACGTCGCTAAACTTAACAGAGATAAAATATATAGGCCTCAATTGTTAGATCAAGAACATTCTCTTCAACTATTTAGTTGGCATGCCTTTCAAAACAACCAGCCTCCTGAAGATTATATGCAACTCTCACGTATTGTAGCAGTCCATTCTGGAGGGTTGCCGTTAGCTCTTGAGGTGTTTGGCTCTTACCTATCGGACCTAAGCAACAAAGAAGAGTGGGAAAGTACAATACAAATATTGAAAGAAATTCCTCCTGAAGAAGTCCAGAGAAGGTTGAAGATAAGTTATGACAATCTAGAAAATGATTATCAAAAGGCCATATTTCTTGATGTTGCATGCTTTTTCATTGGATGGAAGAAAGAAATTGTAATTTCCATATGGGAAGCTTGTGGCTATCATCCAAAATCATCAATATGCAGATTAATAAAAAGATCCCTTCTAAAATTTGAAGATAGTTGGGATGGTGAATGCTTGATGATGCATGACCATATTCGAGACATGGGAAGAGAAGTTGTCTTAGAAGAAGGCCGTATGGAGCTAGGAAAGCGTAGTAGGTTATGGTCTTATGGCGAACTCTTAGAAGTATTAGAAGGAAATAAG GGAACTGATATGATAAAAGGCATGAGTATCCCCTATGCCTCAAAGCTGCCTATTAATTTCACTAGTGAACCTTTTGAGATGATGCCTAATCTAAGATTTCTTAACATTAGTTCATCAAACTTTGTGGGAGACCTTTCACACTTTCCTTCTTCATTAAGATGTTTCGAGTGGAAAAACATACCTTTAGATACTTTACCTACTAATTTTTATCATAAGAGATTAGTTTATCTCAACATATCAGAGAGCAATGTTAAACAAGTTTGGAAAATCAGGCCTCAAGATGAAAATCAG CGGTTCCAAAAGTTGAAAGTTCTTGATCTAAGTACCTGTGTCTATCTATCTACGTCTCCGGACTTTTCATGGTTCCCTTACTTGGAGCAATTATATCTTGGAGGATGCTATTTATTGGATGAGTTAGACGAGTCCGTTGGGCAGTTGTGTCAACTCAAGTCTTATTCTCATATCATGTGA